A region of the Fibrobacter sp. UWEL genome:
CAGGGATAAGAACGGTAGGCAGTATGCTACAGGCGCTTATCTCTACAAGGTAGATGTAGGCATGAAGTCAAAGTTAAGATGTACGTTGCCCCCTGTGGATGATAAAACCGCCAAGAGGAAAGGTGATGTCCTTAGAAGCAGCGATCAGATGCTGAAACCCTTCGGCTACGTCCGTCCCGAAAAGTAAAACCCCAGCGGAGCTCCAACGAGCCCCGCTTTTTTATACCCCTTCTCGTAGCAAGGGAATATTTCCCAATTCCTGCAGTAATCAGAAGCATCCGAGGCGAAAACGCCGAGGAGAATCCCGCAGTATAAGTGCGTCAGAACGAGCGTCGCGACCGAGCTCGCTCGGGCATGACCGAGTTCAGCACTTAGCGCTTTAGCGCAAAGGGGTGGGAGTCTTGCGGTAAGGGGAAAGGATCCCAGTAGGAAGGGAATATTTCCCAATTCCCAACAGTAATCAGAGACACCCGAGGCGGAAACGCCGAGGAGCATCCTGCAGTAAAGGGGTGGGAGTCCAGAGGGCGGGGATATTTCCCCGCCCTCTGCATCAAAAAAAGAACACCTCAGCGGATGCCGAGGTGTTCTTTTTGGGGGTTAGGAGGAGAACAAAGAGTTCTTGAACATAAAGATACCATTATTTTCCCTCAGAGGGAATACCATTCCTATTCCAACCTGAAACAAGTGTTGAGAAATTCTCAATGAGAACATCAACGCCTTCACAACGCCCTGATATGGCGCGAAAGCGCTAAGGTGTTGAATGTCAAGTGGTTACACTGAAACGCTAGTGTTGTCCTGTTGTAGGATTTTTACTAAATTTCCGCTTATGAAGAAGTTTATTGCGCCTGTTGTACTGTTTGTCCTGGCTATCGCCCTGGTAATTTACCTGAGCGGTGGACTCTTTGGGGACCAGTCTTCCTTTGACTCTCGCACTTACTTGGACGTCCGCGCCAAGATTGATTCTCTGGAAATTAGCCTCTGGGAGGCTCAACAGAACCCGGAAGCTCAGGTTGCTATCCGTGCTGAATTGGAATCCTCCTGGGATACTCTGAACAGTCTCCGTAAAGCATCTGCATCGAAGGGTGTGGAACAGGATAATCCTGCACAGGAGGCTGGAAGTCTGCCTGCCGAAACCATTAAGTGGATTGTGGGCGGTGTAGTAGCTGTCATTCTTTGCTTTGTGGTACTGGTCTTTATCCTTAAGCGTCGTAAGGAGTACCTGACCCGCCAGATGGAAACTGTGAAGTCCGAAGTGGCCGCGGTCAATAAAGCTCGCGAGGAAGAACCTACGCTGGTGCCTCCTACGCCCCGTCCCAAGAAAACATCCATCATTGCGGATGCGGAAGCTTACGCCGCAAGAAAGCGCGAAACACTGGCCCAGCAGGCACAACCTGCGGAAGCGCCCAAGGAAGAACAGGATGAAATTCAGAAGGTGGCCTTCGAAGATGAAAACGGCCTTCCCGAAAATAAGATTTTGACTGGTTTCCCCAGCAGCAAGCCCACCCTTCGTCCTACCGCAAGGGAACGCATCACGTCTGCCATGCAGAACCTGTCCGATGTATTGCGCGCTCCTCGTGGTCTTTCTCGCGATGTGACCATGAAGCTTCGTGCCCAGAGCCGCAACGTGACGGGCGATCCCAAGCTTGCTGGCAGCAACCCGCTGGAAACTTCCCGCTTTGACCGCGAGGATACGGAAAAGGTCCGCATTCTGCAGCTGTCCCGTCGTGGCTTCCCGGCTTCTGCTATTGCCTCTACCCTCAAGATTCCTCAGGACAAGGTAGAAGCAATCATCAAGGAAAACCAGATCTAGCATGCGCTATCGTTTCCGTTGTGAATACCTGGGAAGCGCCTTCTACGGCTGGCAGGCCCAGAACGAAGGTGGCAAGACCAAGTTCGTAACGGTTCAATCTACGTTGGAAACTGCGTTCACTACGGCATTGAGAACTCCAATCCGCATATGGGGTTCCGGTCGCACGGATACGGGGGTCCATGCCCGCGGTCAGTGTTGTCACTTTGATTATGATGGCGAACTGGACTTGGGAAAAACCGTCCGTTCAATCAATGGCCTGACCCAGCGGTTGGTTCGCATACGTGACCTTGAACCCTGCAGCGCCGAATTTAATTCTCGTTTCGATGCGACGTGCCGCTATTACCAGTACACCGTGTTCACTCGTCCTGTGGCATTGATGAGAGAATTCGGATGGGAATGCGGTTCCCTGGATCTTGATCTGGATGCCATGGAAAAGGAAGCCCAGTCTTTTTTGGGACATCACGATTTTATTGATTTCTGCATTCCCCGCAATGACGGAAAGCCTACGGATTGCATTCTGACGGAATTCCGCCTGGAACGTCTGAATGACTGGAGCATCATGTTCCATATTAAGGGGAATCGTTTCCTCCATCGTCAGGTTCGAGCCATGGTCGGCGCTCTCTTTGACGTGGGGCGCGGCAAGCACCCGTTGGGAACCGTGAATCAGATTTTCGAGAAAAAATTTAAGGGAGAGCGCACATGGGCTCCCCCTCAAGGTCTTGTTCTCCAGAATGTGGAGTATAAGGACTATTAGCCTTGTCTTTCGGAACGTCCCGAAAGATTAAGCCTTCATTGCCTTTGTCATATCGCGGATGGCGGTATCGATGCCGACCAGAGCAGCCTTGCTTACGATGCTATGGCCAATCACCAGTTCCTCAATACCTTCGATAGCGGCGATTGCACCCACGTTTCTGTAATTCAGTCCGCGGCCAGCCTTGACGCGAAGACCGTACTTGCGGGCGAGAACAGCCATGTCCTGAATGGCGGAAATTTCGCGATCCACTTCTTCGGCACTGCCAAGACTGCAGGAAGTTGCGTAACGACCGGTGTTCAGTTCCACAAAGTCAATACCTAACTTCTTGGCGGCCTTGACCTGTTCCGTTTCCGGATCGATGAATGCGCCCACGGATATGTCGTTGCTCTTTAGGGTCATGATGGCCTTTGCCAGTTCGTTGACCTTTGCTGCAATGTTCAGACCGTCATCGGTATGAACTTCCGGCACGATGGTGACAGAATCGGGCTGGTTGCTAATAGCGGTCTGAACCATTTCGGGGAACAGGCTCATTTCCAGATTCAGCTTGGTGGTTACCGTTGCGCGGAGCTGTGCAACGTCGCGATCCTGAATGTGGAGTTTATCTTCGCGGAGATGTGCGGTAATGCTGTCGCATCCTGCAAGTTCTGCGATGAGTGCTGCTGCAACAGGATCCGGTTCGCGGAACTTACGTGCTTCGCGGATAGTTGCAATGTGGTCCACATTAAAGCTAAGCTTGACGGTCATACAAACTCCTTATCAGTATTCCATAAAAGTAGATAAATTTACCAGGGTCGTTCCCTGCTTTTCGGCCTTTTTCGAAAGCTCTACAACATAGCCGATGGTTTCCATGTTCAGGGGGAGAATCATGGCGGCCAGCCCACTCTTGGTTGCTTCGCGGTATTTCTGCTTCACATAGTCCTGAAGGGAGCTGTTTTCCGGATTGTAGGGGGTGGCAATCTTGCAGTGAGTGCTAAAGTCCTTGCAGGCTTCATTTACCTTGGACTGCTTGTTGGCGGAAATATCCAGGAACCAAAGTTTGTTCTTTTCGGCAGGTCTAATAATTGCTTGCAGCAACTGCTTGTGTTCTACGGCCTGTTCGCCATACTTGGTGGCGATTCCCTTGGCCTTGGGGATAATTCTTACGGCGTCGTTGATTACTGTCTCAATCTGGTCTTCCGTGTGGTGGATTCTCAGAGGTCTGTACTTGTTATGGGATTTGTTCAGTCGGGTAGATTCCATGGTCAACCAAAGAATCACTTCCTTGTTCTTTACCTTGTCTATATCCTGGTAGAAATTGTCTTTGAGGCCGAAAGGCGGAATCAGCAGGTCAAATGGAATTTCCAGCTGGTTCAGGGCGGCAATGGTTTCCGATGTCAGTTCTGTGGTCTGGAAACCGATGGAAAGAACGGAGGCGTTGGATCTAAAAATGTTTTCGGAGACTTGAAGTTCCAGTTTGAGAGTGTCTCCGCTGGGCTTCAGTAAGTCTAACTCTGCAGCCTGAAAAGCCTGTGTTTTATAGAGCTGCTTCATGTGGAGTACGGTGCCGCCGTGACTCTTGATAAAACGCTGTGCCTGCAGCAAGTAAACGATAATGGTCTGGCCTCTTCCCAAAGTCCAGATATCGCGGGCCTTCTTCTTGTTGTACTTGGCTTCAATAATCTGCAGCTGTTCCTTGAATTGATCTTCGAAGGAAACGGTAGTATCGATGGGTGCCTGGGCTACTGTATCTGCAGCGACTTCTTCTGTACTTGCTACTTCATGATTTTCCGCCTTGGGATTTCCCAACAAGGAAAGTCCAAAGCAAATCCCGCTCATGACTACAAGGACAATGATAATGGCGATAATGTGTTTTGATTTTCTCATCTTACTTGCAAATATAACTACATTGAGCCCATGCCTATTTTGTTTGCCTTGGTCGGTGCCACGGGAATTGGAAAATCCAGTCTTTCCCTAAAACTAGCAGAACATTTTAACGCCGAAATTATTGGCGTGGATTCTCGTCAGATCTATCGAGGATTCTGTATTGGTACGGCGCAGCCCGACAGGGAAAGCCTTGCAAGGGTGAAACATCACCTGGTTGATTTTTTGGATCCGCGAGAAACTTATTCCGCAGGATCTTTCTGCAGGGATGTGAAAAAACTTCTGGAAGAGAATCCTACGAAGAATTTTATTCTGGTAGGAGGAACAGGGCTTTACATACAAAGTTTGATGCTCGGTCTACCTCAGATTCCTGAAATACCTAACCACATTCGTAAGCGTTTAGAAC
Encoded here:
- the truA gene encoding tRNA pseudouridine(38-40) synthase TruA, with product MRYRFRCEYLGSAFYGWQAQNEGGKTKFVTVQSTLETAFTTALRTPIRIWGSGRTDTGVHARGQCCHFDYDGELDLGKTVRSINGLTQRLVRIRDLEPCSAEFNSRFDATCRYYQYTVFTRPVALMREFGWECGSLDLDLDAMEKEAQSFLGHHDFIDFCIPRNDGKPTDCILTEFRLERLNDWSIMFHIKGNRFLHRQVRAMVGALFDVGRGKHPLGTVNQIFEKKFKGERTWAPPQGLVLQNVEYKDY
- a CDS encoding pyridoxine 5'-phosphate synthase is translated as MTVKLSFNVDHIATIREARKFREPDPVAAALIAELAGCDSITAHLREDKLHIQDRDVAQLRATVTTKLNLEMSLFPEMVQTAISNQPDSVTIVPEVHTDDGLNIAAKVNELAKAIMTLKSNDISVGAFIDPETEQVKAAKKLGIDFVELNTGRYATSCSLGSAEEVDREISAIQDMAVLARKYGLRVKAGRGLNYRNVGAIAAIEGIEELVIGHSIVSKAALVGIDTAIRDMTKAMKA
- a CDS encoding divergent polysaccharide deacetylase family protein, with protein sequence MRKSKHIIAIIIVLVVMSGICFGLSLLGNPKAENHEVASTEEVAADTVAQAPIDTTVSFEDQFKEQLQIIEAKYNKKKARDIWTLGRGQTIIVYLLQAQRFIKSHGGTVLHMKQLYKTQAFQAAELDLLKPSGDTLKLELQVSENIFRSNASVLSIGFQTTELTSETIAALNQLEIPFDLLIPPFGLKDNFYQDIDKVKNKEVILWLTMESTRLNKSHNKYRPLRIHHTEDQIETVINDAVRIIPKAKGIATKYGEQAVEHKQLLQAIIRPAEKNKLWFLDISANKQSKVNEACKDFSTHCKIATPYNPENSSLQDYVKQKYREATKSGLAAMILPLNMETIGYVVELSKKAEKQGTTLVNLSTFMEY